In Arthrobacter citreus, a single genomic region encodes these proteins:
- a CDS encoding patatin family protein, with translation MDGMGLVLEGGGMRGIYTAGVLDYFLEQNIEAPYVIGVSAGACMGTSYLSKQHGRNKRVNTEFLQHPDYISFKNLIRNKQLFGMDLLFDIIPNELDPFDFDSFYNAEQKFVVGTTDCVTGEPVYFDKDEIVDPTDMLNIIRASSSLPLMAPIIEFNGHFLMDGGIADPIPIRKSEADGNKKNIVVLTRNAGYRKKPSKGTWYLQKKYKEYPGLIQAVLNRYEHYNKQLDYIEEQEKAGNILVIRPLNKLKVGRIERNKARLLELYKEGYEDAKRLSEQIQEFISYAKTTC, from the coding sequence ATGGATGGAATGGGCTTAGTTCTCGAAGGTGGCGGAATGAGAGGGATTTATACTGCTGGGGTTCTTGATTATTTTTTAGAACAAAATATTGAAGCTCCTTATGTAATAGGTGTTTCTGCAGGTGCTTGTATGGGAACTTCTTATCTATCGAAACAACACGGACGTAATAAACGAGTGAATACGGAATTTTTACAGCATCCAGATTATATATCTTTTAAAAATTTAATTCGTAATAAGCAGCTTTTTGGTATGGACTTATTATTTGATATTATTCCAAATGAATTAGATCCATTTGATTTTGATTCATTTTATAATGCTGAGCAAAAATTTGTGGTTGGTACGACTGATTGTGTTACGGGAGAACCAGTTTATTTTGATAAAGATGAAATTGTAGATCCAACTGATATGTTAAATATTATTCGGGCTTCAAGCTCGCTACCTTTAATGGCTCCGATTATTGAGTTTAATGGGCATTTCTTAATGGATGGTGGCATTGCTGATCCGATTCCTATTCGTAAGTCAGAAGCTGATGGAAATAAGAAAAATATAGTAGTTTTAACCCGAAATGCTGGATATCGTAAAAAGCCTTCAAAAGGAACTTGGTATTTGCAGAAAAAATATAAAGAGTATCCAGGACTTATTCAGGCGGTTTTAAATCGATATGAGCATTATAATAAACAACTTGATTATATTGAGGAGCAAGAGAAGGCTGGAAATATTTTAGTTATTCGTCCTTTAAACAAGTTAAAGGTTGGGCGAATCGAACGAAACAAAGCTCGGCTTTTAGAGTTATATAAAGAGGGCTATGAAGATGCAAAACGTCTTAGTGAACAAATCCAAGAATTTATTTCTTACGCAAAAACGACCTGTTAA
- a CDS encoding penicillin acylase family protein translates to MSTPIEISNNRKRLPKWIKITSAVLSVIILIVAGTGLYLTKKSLPSINGDLTINLLNHKVEVARDVKGVPHISAKNLHDLYVAQGYVTAQDRLFQMDLSRRQASGQLSEVIGDATVDRDSYFRTLGLRRAAEASYSKYDKNAQNVLNWYAEGVNAYINYANKENKLPIEFKILKYKPTKWSAIDSLVIGKYMAFDLGGHWNEQAFRYYAMNKFPKDKALELFPANNDLDPYIIPSNTAKVDVEKSFASAIIPPIWNGSNDWVVSGSKTKSGKPILADDPHLGLATPAVWYETQLKSGDMNVSGVIFAGVPGIIVGHNEHIAWGVTNVGPDVQDLYIEKRNPSKSDEFLYDGKWEKAQVINETIKIKGKKSKVLPVMITRHGPVISEFASDAGKKTVFSLQWTALQPTTELEAVLKFDVAKDWNTFKEGLALFEAPAQNFVFASDDGTIAYRANGKIPIRKKGNGLMPVPGWTSDYGWKGYIPYDNLPTTVNPKEGFISSANNKVVDDSYPYHISNSWAQPYRQLRIQEVLKSNDKLTVKDMQNLQMDEMNLQAKEHAPKFIKSLKQNENQLTSVEKAALKDLDKWNFVDDKDEASPLIFQMWMTEINKALFDKQISKDMMDLFGDQKVVVDQLLRDSLSGKKVIWIDEQGGIDKFLLKTFKTTIKNISKEDGKKVSNWNWGDHHKVAFEHPLSSIKILSYFFNAKNPIPVGGSATTVKAAGYDDQGIVDHGASWRTVVDFADLSKSTNIVGPGQSGNLGSKWYSDQMEDWANGTYHTTSLKNVDGVKEVLEPGKK, encoded by the coding sequence ATGAGTACGCCAATTGAGATATCTAATAATCGAAAGCGCTTACCGAAGTGGATTAAAATTACATCCGCAGTCTTAAGTGTTATCATCTTGATCGTTGCGGGAACAGGTCTTTACTTAACAAAAAAATCATTACCAAGTATTAATGGAGATCTAACGATTAATCTATTGAATCATAAAGTAGAGGTCGCTCGGGATGTTAAAGGAGTACCTCATATAAGTGCTAAAAATTTGCATGATTTATATGTGGCACAGGGATATGTAACTGCACAGGATCGTTTATTTCAAATGGACTTAAGCAGGAGACAAGCATCGGGGCAATTAAGTGAAGTAATCGGCGACGCAACAGTAGATCGTGACTCATATTTTCGAACCCTTGGCTTAAGAAGAGCTGCAGAAGCTTCGTATAGTAAATACGATAAAAATGCTCAAAATGTTTTAAATTGGTACGCAGAAGGAGTGAATGCGTACATTAACTATGCAAATAAGGAAAATAAACTACCGATCGAATTTAAAATTTTAAAATATAAACCAACTAAATGGTCGGCAATTGATTCGCTCGTAATTGGTAAATATATGGCGTTCGATTTAGGCGGGCATTGGAATGAGCAAGCATTTCGATATTATGCTATGAATAAATTCCCAAAAGACAAGGCTTTAGAGCTATTCCCAGCTAATAATGATTTAGACCCGTATATTATTCCAAGTAATACTGCAAAAGTAGATGTTGAAAAAAGCTTTGCGAGCGCAATCATTCCTCCTATTTGGAACGGAAGTAATGATTGGGTAGTCAGCGGCTCTAAAACTAAGTCCGGCAAACCAATATTGGCAGATGACCCACATCTAGGATTAGCAACGCCAGCTGTTTGGTATGAAACGCAATTAAAATCTGGTGATATGAATGTTAGCGGTGTAATTTTTGCAGGAGTGCCAGGTATTATCGTCGGTCATAATGAACATATTGCCTGGGGAGTAACGAATGTTGGCCCAGATGTACAGGATTTATATATTGAAAAACGAAATCCTAGCAAGTCAGACGAATTTTTGTATGACGGTAAATGGGAAAAAGCACAGGTCATAAATGAAACTATCAAAATTAAAGGTAAAAAGAGTAAAGTTTTACCTGTCATGATCACTAGACATGGACCAGTGATTTCAGAATTTGCAAGCGATGCTGGAAAGAAAACTGTATTTTCATTACAATGGACAGCGCTACAACCAACAACTGAGCTCGAAGCAGTGTTAAAGTTTGATGTTGCAAAGGATTGGAATACCTTTAAAGAAGGGTTAGCTTTATTTGAAGCACCTGCACAAAATTTCGTCTTTGCCTCAGATGACGGCACAATTGCATACCGAGCAAACGGAAAAATTCCAATTCGTAAAAAAGGTAATGGTCTAATGCCGGTGCCAGGTTGGACTAGTGATTACGGTTGGAAAGGATATATTCCATACGATAATTTACCAACGACCGTAAATCCAAAAGAAGGATTTATTTCATCTGCTAATAATAAAGTAGTAGATGATTCGTATCCATACCACATCTCAAATTCATGGGCACAACCTTATCGTCAATTACGCATTCAAGAAGTATTAAAATCAAATGATAAACTGACCGTAAAAGATATGCAAAACCTGCAAATGGATGAAATGAACTTACAAGCAAAAGAGCACGCGCCGAAGTTTATAAAATCACTAAAACAAAATGAAAACCAACTAACATCTGTAGAAAAGGCAGCTTTAAAAGATCTCGATAAATGGAATTTTGTAGATGATAAAGATGAAGCATCACCCCTTATATTCCAAATGTGGATGACAGAAATTAATAAAGCACTATTCGATAAACAAATCTCAAAAGACATGATGGATTTATTTGGGGATCAAAAAGTCGTGGTTGATCAACTATTACGCGACAGTTTAAGCGGTAAAAAAGTAATCTGGATTGATGAACAAGGCGGAATTGACAAATTTTTATTAAAAACATTCAAAACAACAATTAAAAATATTAGTAAAGAAGATGGTAAAAAAGTATCCAATTGGAACTGGGGAGATCACCATAAAGTTGCGTTTGAACACCCACTATCAAGCATAAAAATTTTAAGCTATTTCTTTAACGCAAAAAACCCAATCCCGGTAGGTGGTAGTGCAACAACCGTTAAAGCTGCAGGGTATGACGACCAAGGAATAGTAGACCACGGTGCGTCTTGGAGAACTGTAGTAGACTTCGCAGACTTAAGTAAATCAACAAACATAGTTGGTCCCGGACAATCTGGCAACCTCGGAAGCAAATGGTATAGCGACCAAATGGAAGATTGGGCAAACGGAACTTATCATACTACTTCGTTGAAAAATGTTGACGGTGTGAAAGAGGTTTTGGAACCTGGGAAAAAGTAA
- a CDS encoding thioredoxin family protein produces MALNTWFEKGMTFQEYVEAMNVNKEELLQIYNEVTIPENTQLKLEQLKNRHWKVVTLTADWCGDALLNVPVIQKMMEIANVDTRFLIRDENLELMDQYLTNGKSRSIPIFVFMDEQGKEVNVWGPRSAEIEEIVIEMKKELPDKEDPNFQEKQTAVFKAIRTNFVEDKKYWDSVISSVEDKLFS; encoded by the coding sequence ATGGCGTTAAATACTTGGTTCGAAAAAGGAATGACTTTTCAAGAATATGTAGAAGCAATGAATGTAAACAAGGAAGAACTCTTACAAATCTATAATGAGGTTACAATTCCTGAAAATACACAATTAAAACTTGAGCAACTTAAAAATCGTCATTGGAAAGTTGTAACTTTAACAGCAGATTGGTGTGGCGATGCATTACTTAATGTACCAGTTATTCAAAAAATGATGGAAATAGCAAATGTAGATACTAGATTCCTAATTCGAGATGAAAACTTAGAATTAATGGATCAGTATTTAACAAATGGGAAATCTCGTTCAATTCCAATATTTGTTTTTATGGATGAGCAAGGAAAAGAAGTAAATGTATGGGGTCCACGTTCTGCAGAGATTGAAGAAATTGTAATTGAAATGAAAAAAGAATTACCAGATAAAGAAGATCCAAATTTCCAAGAAAAACAAACTGCAGTATTTAAAGCCATCAGAACAAACTTTGTAGAAGATAAAAAATACTGGGATTCAGTTATTAGTAGTGTAGAAGATAAATTATTTTCATAA
- a CDS encoding prepilin peptidase produces MVNISINYLSFFLLGLVFGSFFNVVGVRVPLGKSMISPCSSCPNCSHKLGAVELIPVLFFLFQRGRCKSCKLPISRMYILIELLTGSLFVLAIHEIGFHKELIISLSLIALLMIIVVSDSRFMMIPNRILLFFLFLFILERIFIPLDSWWSSVIGAVGAFIVMLLISIISKGGMGGGDIKLFGVLGIILGWKLTLITFMLSCFLGSMFGILLIMKDRSKKRSPIPFGPFIAAGGIVSYFYSEKLLEIYLSIFG; encoded by the coding sequence ATGGTAAACATATCCATAAACTACCTATCTTTTTTTCTACTAGGACTTGTGTTTGGTTCTTTTTTTAATGTGGTAGGAGTAAGAGTTCCATTGGGGAAATCAATGATCTCACCATGTTCATCTTGCCCAAATTGTTCTCATAAACTAGGTGCTGTAGAGTTAATACCTGTACTTTTTTTTCTATTCCAAAGAGGGAGGTGTAAAAGTTGTAAGCTACCAATTTCCAGGATGTATATTTTAATTGAACTACTAACAGGCTCCTTATTCGTATTAGCAATCCATGAAATCGGCTTTCATAAAGAATTAATAATTTCATTGTCTTTAATTGCTTTATTGATGATTATTGTAGTATCAGATAGTAGGTTTATGATGATCCCAAATCGGATTCTACTATTCTTTTTGTTTCTTTTTATACTTGAACGAATTTTTATTCCGTTGGATTCATGGTGGAGTAGTGTTATTGGAGCGGTAGGAGCTTTCATAGTTATGCTTCTTATTTCAATCATTAGTAAAGGTGGAATGGGAGGGGGAGATATAAAATTATTTGGTGTGCTTGGAATTATTTTAGGGTGGAAATTAACGCTCATTACATTTATGCTTTCATGCTTCTTAGGCAGTATGTTCGGAATACTTCTAATAATGAAGGATCGATCAAAGAAACGAAGTCCAATTCCTTTTGGACCATTCATTGCAGCAGGAGGAATCGTTAGTTACTTTTATAGCGAAAAACTATTAGAAATTTATCTTTCAATTTTTGGATGA